In Micromonospora cremea, the genomic window CGCCGGGTGGTGGGCCAGTACGGCGGCGTGGTGGAGAAGTACATCGGTGACGCCGTGATGGCGCTCTTCGGCGCCCCGATCGCCACCGAGACCGACGCGTTGCGCTGCGTACGGGCCGGGCTCGAGCTGCAACGGGTGCTCACCCGGTTCGCCCCGACCGGCAGCACCGAGCTGCGGTTCCGGGTCGGGGTGGCCACCGGTGAGGCGCTGGTCGACGTGGCCGCCGCCCGTGACGGCGGGCAGGCGATCGTGGCCGGCGACGTGGTGAACACCGCCTCCCGGATGCAGTCGGTCGCGCCGCCGGGCGGGGTGCTGGTCTGCGGCAACACGCACGCGCTGACCAAGGACGCGATCCGCTACGAGGAGCAGCCCCCGGTCACCCTGCGCGGCCGGTCCTCGCCGACCGAGGTGTGGCTCGCCCTGTCGCCGATGCGCCGCCAGCCCACCGACCGGGAGCCGGACACCACGCCGCTGGTCGACCGGGAACACGAGCTGGGCATGCTGGTCAACGCGCTGCACCGGTCGCTGCGCGACCGGCTTCCGCAGGTGGTCACCATCTTCGGTCGGGCCGGCATCGGCAAGAGCCGGCTGCTGCGGGAGCTGTACCGGCACACCGGTCGGCTCGTGGACGAGCCGCTGACCTGGCGCACCGGGCGCTGCCCGCCGTTCGGGGAGAACGTCACGTTCGCCGCGCTCGCCGACATCGTCAAGTCCGAGGCGGGCATCCTGGACACCGACCCGGCCGGCAGCGCGGCGCAGCGGTTGACGGCCGCGGTCGGCGAGCTGATCGGCCCGGGCGAACGCGACCGGGTGGTGGACGCGCTGCGCCCGCTGGTCGGGTTGCCCGGCACGCCGCTGCCCGCCGAGGAGGCGGAGTCGGCGTGGCGGCGTTTCCTGCTGGCGCTGGCCGCCCGCCGCCCGACCGTGCTGGTCTTCGAGGATCTGCACTGGGCCGACGACGCGATGCTGCGCTTCGTGGAGCTGCTCGGCGCGGCGGCCCGTGAGGTGCCGCTGCTGCTGCTCTGCACCGCCCGCCCGGAGCTGGTCGACCGGGACCCGAGCTGGGCCGGCACCATCACCGGTTCGGTGACGATCACCCTGCCGCCGCTGCGGGACACCGGGATCGCCGCGCTGTACGCGCACCTGTTCGGCCAGGCGGCGTTCTCCGCCGACATGTTGAGCCCGCTGATCGAGGTGGCCGGCGGCAACCCGCTCTACGCCCACGAGTACGTCCGGATGCTCATCGAGCAGGGCGCGCTGCGCCAGTCCGGGCGGGGCTGGTCGCTGGACAAGCAGCTCGAGCTGACCATGCCGGAGAGCGTGCACGCGGTGATCGCCAACCGGGTGGACCTGCTGGACGCCAAGGACCGCGCGGTGCTGCTGGCCGCCTCGGTGGTCGGGGTGCAGTTCTGGCCCGGCGCGGTGGCCGCCGCGCTGGGGCAGCAGGTCGAGTCGGTCGAGCGTTCGCTGCGCCGGCTGGAGCAGCGCGACTTCGTGCACGAGCAGGCGGCGTCGACGATGGCCGGGCAGGCGGAGTTCCGGTTCCGGCACGTGCTGGTGCGCGATGTCTGCTACCAGCGGCTGCCGCGCACCGAACGGGTGGCCCGGCACGAGCGGGCCGCGGACTGGCTCGACGCGCTGTCCCACAGCCGTGACACGGATCTGGCCGAGGTGCTCGCCCACCACCGCTGGGCGGCCCACGAGATCGCGCGTTCGCTCGGCATGCAGGTCCGGCGGTACGCGGGGCCGGCGCGACAGGCGCTGCACCGGGCGGCCCGCCGGGCGTACGCGCTGCACGGGCTGGACGCGGCGGCCAGCCACGCGGGCCGGGCGCTCGGCCTGGCCGACGACAGCGACCCGGTGGGCCGGCTCCAGCTGGAGCTGCTGAGCACCGAGATCTCGTTCTACCGGGACGGCAACGCGTTCCTCTCCGGCGGAGGGGCGGAGCAGGTCCACGCGCTCGCCGACCGGCTGCTGGCGCACGACGACGACGCCTGTGCGGCCCGGGCGTGGACCCTGCTCGGCCAGGCTGCCTGGCTGCGCGCCGACCGCAGCGACGCGCTGGCCTGCCTGGACCGCGCGGTGCAGCTGTTCGAGCCACTTCCGGACAGCCCGCAGAAGGCGGACGCGTACGCCGAGCTGGGCCGGTTGCACATGCTCAACTACGAGCGGGATCCGGCCGTGGCGGCGGCGGACACCGCTGCGGAGATCGCCGAGCGGCTGGGCCTGACCGAGACCCGCACCAACGCCCGGATCACCGCGGCCACCGCCCGCTACCAGTCCGGCGACCGGGTCGGCCTGGACGAGCTGCACGCGATCGTCGAGTTCAGCCGGGCCGGTCAGCTGCTCGCGCTGCCCCGGGCCACCCAGAACCTCGCGTGGGCGATCCGGGAGGAGGGCGACTGGCTGCGTTCGGACGCCCTGCTCTCGGCCGCGCCGGCCCGGACCGCCAGCGGCCATACGCTGACCACCAGCTACTCGGCGGAGGCGATGCGCGCCTGGTTCGACGGCGACTTCGGTCGGCTGCTCGCCGCGGCGGAGGCGTTCGTGGACACCCCGACCGGCAGCTGGGACATGCAGGTGCGGGGGTTGCGCTGCTGCCTGCTGGTGCTGCGCGACGACGACGACCCGGACGACGTGGCCGACGCGTTGGACACCGCGCGGCGCAGCGGCTTCCACCGGCTGCTCTGGACGATGCTGAGCATGGCCGCGCTGTGCCGGGCGCTGCAGGGCCGCGA contains:
- a CDS encoding adenylate/guanylate cyclase domain-containing protein; this encodes MEGVIAAQCGRCGRTAAEGDRFCGGCGAELGAVCPHCLRPLASDVTFCTSCGSPRPGTDRPAAVSPQEDRRRVSVLFVDLIDFTPYVERADPEQVRGMQTGFFSAARRVVGQYGGVVEKYIGDAVMALFGAPIATETDALRCVRAGLELQRVLTRFAPTGSTELRFRVGVATGEALVDVAAARDGGQAIVAGDVVNTASRMQSVAPPGGVLVCGNTHALTKDAIRYEEQPPVTLRGRSSPTEVWLALSPMRRQPTDREPDTTPLVDREHELGMLVNALHRSLRDRLPQVVTIFGRAGIGKSRLLRELYRHTGRLVDEPLTWRTGRCPPFGENVTFAALADIVKSEAGILDTDPAGSAAQRLTAAVGELIGPGERDRVVDALRPLVGLPGTPLPAEEAESAWRRFLLALAARRPTVLVFEDLHWADDAMLRFVELLGAAAREVPLLLLCTARPELVDRDPSWAGTITGSVTITLPPLRDTGIAALYAHLFGQAAFSADMLSPLIEVAGGNPLYAHEYVRMLIEQGALRQSGRGWSLDKQLELTMPESVHAVIANRVDLLDAKDRAVLLAASVVGVQFWPGAVAAALGQQVESVERSLRRLEQRDFVHEQAASTMAGQAEFRFRHVLVRDVCYQRLPRTERVARHERAADWLDALSHSRDTDLAEVLAHHRWAAHEIARSLGMQVRRYAGPARQALHRAARRAYALHGLDAAASHAGRALGLADDSDPVGRLQLELLSTEISFYRDGNAFLSGGGAEQVHALADRLLAHDDDACAARAWTLLGQAAWLRADRSDALACLDRAVQLFEPLPDSPQKADAYAELGRLHMLNYERDPAVAAADTAAEIAERLGLTETRTNARITAATARYQSGDRVGLDELHAIVEFSRAGQLLALPRATQNLAWAIREEGDWLRSDALLSAAPARTASGHTLTTSYSAEAMRAWFDGDFGRLLAAAEAFVDTPTGSWDMQVRGLRCCLLVLRDDDDPDDVADALDTARRSGFHRLLWTMLSMAALCRALQGRDAEAAALIDELGSSWSAVPALASGEWIAAAAYAAALAGRDAAVRVRAMLDRVGHRTPWSEAALRTVTAALAAADGDHRRSAALHLAAAETYGRIPDVSDRVLALAFAAAEFTRAGDPAAARVPRAEVRTFALRNDAPGLLALAGRPIAPTGPAVAC